The genomic interval GGTGTCATAGACTCAGCAATTAAGCTAGTGGTGTCACGCATGGTAGAATTAAGGTGATACTTAGGCTAATAAATATCCATTGGTGTCAACTGACACCACCGCCACATCAGTGGCTCCGCCGGCTATCATGCTAGCTAGTGAATATGTAACACATAGGCAAACCAGCATGCAAGTAATTAGGCTATCTAGCAGTAATCTAGCCGTAATATTTTAATCTAGAGTGAcagtaagatgtttgattttttttacttatttgaccatttgttttattcaaaaaattatgaaagtatcatttattttgcttgtgacttactttattatcaaaagaactttaagcacgacttatcatttttatatttgtactaattttttttaataagacaaatggtcaaatgttacaatcaaaaaaattaaacatcttacattatgaaacggaggtagtacataaCAATTCTGGACTAGATAAAAAAGGGTTCAGTGAGATGGATTTAAGGATTCAACACATATATAGGGCCCGTTTGGCACAACTACAACTTCCAACTCTAACTTAACTGGAGCCAGAGATATGCCAAATAATacaaattctaattttttaagagtgGAGTTGGTGGAACTgctcctaaaaaataaactacagggATGGAGCTAGGTTTTTATGCTCCACAGCTTCACTCCATACCAAAAGACTCACtaccctttattttttttattataattactcGAATCTATCGTTCATATACGCTAATCTATTCTCGTCTCTCTCCGTATATATTCGTAGCGGCGACACGTTCTCAGCCGGCGGCACTCGCAGGCGGCAGTAGCGGTGTGCAGGGcgctgcggcgggcggcgcgcaGCATGCATCGGCGCGGCAGTGCGCGGTTGGCGAGCGGTGCGCAGGCTACATCTAcgcggccgggcggcggcagcactAGCCTGCACGGCACGGCAGGGGCGGCGGCAACAGCAGAAACATCGTACAAGATATTCTCTAccttttttctgattttttctatatgcaAACTGCAACCTAAGTACCTATTAAATGATTTCATGATTGCAttatttgattgtttgattatttgtttatacatataaaataatattgccTATAATTTTTACTTAACAATACATCACATTATTTGATATACCATTATTGTGCATATAGATATACCTAAATGGTCATTTAATTTTAGGAGTCCTAGAGCAGACAAAGCTAACCAAACAGTTTTGATCTGCTCTTCAGCTCCCACAGGAGCAGCTCTCACTGGAGTTGGAGTTTGGAGCTAGAATCTGGAGTTAAGAGCCCCAAACGGGGCCATACTCACTGAACAGATGGATGCAAATCAACCTCTCGATGCAGTGCAGTCACTCGAGTGATTCGACGAAGATGAACATGAAGATGAACAAAAGAGTGTTTCGCCTCACGCACAGGTGCTGCAAAACTAAGAAGAAAACCGAATCGTCGACGATGTTGAGCGGCCGTGTATATTTACGCTGCCCAAAAACCTTTACAACATCACTGTGTAGTGTGTACGCGACGAAGGCTCGGAGACACCACTCACCGGGATGCTCGTTGCACAACGAGCACCACGGCCAGTTTGGAACCTACGGCGACGAAGCACGATGACAGTGGAGAAAGTAGAGTGAAGCAGAGACTATAGTTCTGTGTATATTCAAGGACGTCTCCTTGACTCCTATATATAGAGCTTAACATAAAACGGTAGTATTTTCTCTCATCAGTTATCTATACAACCATCCAGCACACATGTACTGTGTGACTAGCATTAGAGTTTGAAATTGGTGAAATAATTAAACTTTAACAGCACATTATTTCTATCAATCCCCACCAATGTCAAAGCCATATACTAAATTCTTGATTAGTAGAATAAACTGCCACCGTGTTGTTTATATACTGGTGTTTCGATAGCAGACCTGTAAGGGTTGATCATACTGTCTAGAGCATGAAGTTCCACTGATCTACAACTAGACAATGGACAAATCTTGAATTGCTAGTTTTCTGTAGATAGGTTTCCCTTGACGTCTTTGCTAGTACAAGTCCACTAGGAACCAAACCTATGGTTGGGGCGTTTAACGGTCATACCCCAGTGTCTTTCATGAGTTTTTTAGAGAGTTCTCACGTCTCATAAATTGCGACCCCACAATTGATTCATATAGGTGTGCTTTTCCGAGTATACCTTGTAGGACAGTACTACCTCGTCTTTAGAAGAACCTGAAAGCACATTAATACATGTATCATCCTACCATACAGGATGAGAGTACTGCATCTCCGACGGGAACAGGAAGAAAGTTGTGTACTCTCCGGTTACCCGTCAATTTGTTTTTACCCATTGCCTAATTCACGAGATCTCCGATCAAATAGGTTGGGTTAGCACTGTCGTCTCACATGGGTCTCAATCCCATTTCCCTCGATGTATTTTCTATCACATTACGTGACAACCCTTCTGTAAAAGTATCTACTAGATTTTTCGCCGTTTGGACGTAGTCCACAACGATTACTCCACGGTTTCTCAAACTTCTAACGGACTTTAGGAACCTTTTAACATGTCTTGAGGACTTCATATTATCATTTGTACTCTTAACCTTGATTAGAACAGTTTGATTGTCGCAGGCAAAAGGATAGCTGGGATAGGTTTTTCACCTACTAGTAAGTCTATCAAGAGCTCACGCAGCCGCTCCGCCTCAACAGTGGTTGTGTCAAGTGCTACAAGTTCATCCTTCATAGTTAATCTTGTCAAAAGTATTTGTTTAAAAGATTTCTATGAAACTGCAGCATCACCAAGAGTAAATAAGTATCCACTCGTGGCCTTGATCTCGTCGGCGTCCGAGATCCAATTTAAATCACTATACCCTTATACCCTTCAAGCACAGCGAGGTACCAAGTATAGTGAATTCCATATGATATTGTACCTCTCAAGCATCTTAGCACACGCTCAAGTGCTTCCCCGTGATTATCTCCTCGATTAGAAGTAAATCGACTCAACTTGCTAATAACATATGAGATATCGGGTCTTGTAGCACTAGCCAAATACATGAGAGATccaataatttgaatttgtcaTTTCAAATTATGGTAGCGTATACCGTTGCTTTAtctttcaatttgttatttccATTGATGACAGTGGCACATATATCAGTGCTCAGGTCACAGACAGCAGAAAACAATGCATCGCGGGTCTGCGCACGGTGAAGTCAACGGCCGGTCATTCACgtatggcggcggcggcgcaagtTTGCATGTGTAGGGGTGAAGACGGTCTGATCCGGTAGCTTGTCTATGAAAACAGCATCCGAAATCGATCAGGGGTGAGAATCAAtcgtatttatatttaaactaagaCAATCGagttctatatataattaaaatgaaaTCGATtagaaaacaacatatttatctttttgtttttcttatattcctaagctaaactttaaaattttaatcaaaattaTTGAGATTTCTCGTCAAAATTTATTTCCCATTTTTAACTCTTGCATCGCtgctaagaatatgtaatttttatttataaattattttttatttataaatatatatgacaacCACTCCGATCAGTAATTTGCGTGACCATTTTTCACCTTTAGGTGCAAGGTCAGCACGACGCCGCGCCAGAGTCCGTCCTCTCGTGTTATCAACGGCGACGTTGTTGACCTTGCCGCTTCACGACGCCCTTCGCATTCCCACAACACAATCAGCTCTGGAAATGACTACCAAAGCACCTAAGGtgatgtttagtttccaaaatctttttggcaaaaatatcacatcgaatgtttgaccaCTTTTGCatacgaataaaaaacaaattttagattccaccTGAAAACTGTGAgaataattttttgagtctaattaatcaatcattagcatatatttaaaagatttgtcttacgATTTCCGAAAaaactgtataattaattttaatattcatatatatttaatactttatttaggtagtgtctaaagatttaatgtgatgtttttgaaaaaaaatttaaaaactacaCAGGGTAATATAAGAACATCCACAAcccaattaaataaaataaaatacagttATATGATAATTATTACTTCTTTCGTTTCTAAttttcgttctaaaatataaatattattagaaTACAAATCTTATATCACAATATAACTACTTTTTGCCCTACTGTTCATAGCATCAATCATttctcctttattttttttttctattttatcacCAACACCCCTCTCATACATTCCTCATTTGGACGAGAAATTTCCTCACAATATTAATTCCAACTgaacaacatataaataattttattttggatagtAGAAATATCCCAGtgatcaaacaaaaaacatactATTTCAATCATTTGAGTAATTCTCgaaataaattacaattatTTCAGGTGCCTTAACATGCCACCTCTGATGGCTCTGTTTGATGCTTATTGTAGCAATCCCCGTGGGCACacatccaaaaaatattatttatgcaCACATGCAAACCTCCATTTGCAGGTTATCATACATTTCGTCAAGCGAAACATGTCGCGAGTGTCCATCgaaacataaattatttaagcaTTATTTACTCTTCGTATATACAAGATGCACCAACGGTTGCTTCATTAGTACGCGCCGATCACAGCATAACCTGTGCTGCTGCTAGCCTTGCAATTGGAACCCTGGATCACAAATCGTTAAGGATGTCAAAGTCCAGATGAATCAGCAGTAGTTTTCGCAGTTGTTTGAAAATACTGGGATCAACATTTATCAGTATGTTGATTCACGGAAAATTTGAAAGCGGCAGCTGACCTGAAAGGGGAGCAAGAAACGTAGTTCAGCCCAACCTTCGCGAAAAATGCAACTGAAGAAGGCTCACCACCATGCTCACCACAAATGCCcacctattaaaaaaaagcaatgaCAAACATCAATCGAATTGATAATAATCAAAGTTCTTCgctttaattatataatatatacacacacgcatAAAAGATTACAGTATTCCTTATGTCTTAGCTGATTAGTTACCTCTAAATCAGGCCTTGCCTTGCGGCCCCTCTCTGTGGCGATCTTAACAAGCTCCCCAACTCCCTTCTGGTCAAACACCTGCAGATAAATACGTTCATCCAGACAACGATTAGCTAAATGAGGTCTCacataaggaaaaaaataataatatgggGGAGCCGCTTTAGGTTTCTGTCAGGTATTTGTAACCCAACTGAGAAGTTTTCATATTGAAAGCTTGATCAGGAGTGAGCTTACCTCGAAAGGGTCGTTCTGGAGGATACCCTTTGACAAGTAAGTTGGCAGAAACTTGCCAACATCATCCCTACTATAACCAAATGTCATCTGAGTCAGGTCGTTCGTCCCAAAAGAGAAGAATTCCGCTTGTTCTGCTATCTGTCATTCATTATAATCAAGTagagaaaaacataaaacagtattaacaaattatagtAGAAAAACATGGTAAATAAACAGCAAAGTCGATACCAACTTACCTCATCAGCTATAAGAGCAGCCCTGGGAACCTCAATCATGGATCCAATTTTGTAGTTAATGGTTGTCTCTGCATTTGCGAACACCTTTTCGGCAACTTCACGAATTACTTCTACTTGTTGGGCAAGTTCCTAAGAAGTAACACAATATTAGTTGCTTCAAGCTCAATCAAAGTTAtgctaaaaatattctaaaatctGAACAGCCTGGAATAAGCGACGACTACAAAATTCTCAATAAGCAAACCTTTATTGTCTACAGAAATTAATAACAATACATCCTAATAGTGGGAGTTCAGTAGCATTCAAGTGCTATCAAACTCCTGATATAAATGTCATAGAGCAGGTGAAGCATGTCATAGAGCCACGCAATGCCAGACAATAAACTTCTATACCTGAGGTGTTCCAATGAGAGGCACCATTATCTCTGGGAAAACTTGAACACCTTGCTCAGTCATAGAAATAGCAGCTTCAAAGATAGCACGGGCTTGCATTGCCGTCAATTCTGGGTATGATATCCCAAGCCTGAAAATGTCAAGCATATTGTAAATCAGAATCTctggtaaaaaaacataaaataaaggtCAGGTAAGTCATTCACTTTCTTGCTAATTTCAATAAACAAGGATGGTACTTCcttttttagtaatttattgCAACACAAATGCATGATGAAAGTGAAGTGAGCACAACAAAAAGAACTGACCTGCACCCACGGAAACCCAGCATTGGATTTACTTCAGAAAGTTTTTCTATCCTTGTAAGAATTTCCTCCTGAGTATATACGTTGCCAGAAGACAACAAACGCACCATATCCTCAACGTTACCCTCTGGAAGGAATTCATGAAGTGGAGGATCCAAGAGCCGAATAGTCACAGGAAGTCCTGAAACACAAACATTGATCCAATAGTCCATGATCAGATGATGAGACTATAAATATTACAAGTTTGCACTCATATTAACAAAGATGAAAATGTGAAATTGTAATGTAAAAAATCCTATGATTATAACGTATGCATTAAGCACTCAATGGAAGCCAGTAATGATATTTAGGAAGTtggataataaattaagactGAATGAAATGATATCACATACCATCCATTGCACGGAAAATTCCTTCGAAGTCAAGTCTCTGATATGGCAAGAGGCGATCTAGTGCTACTTGTCTCTGTTCAATTGTTTCTGCCATTATCATTTGTCTCATGGCCTTTATCCTTTCATCAGAAGAAAAGAACTAAAGAACATGTGTAGCAGACACAGCAGTCAGAATGAATCCATCGCACATGCCTTGAATTAAAGAAAAAGCAGTGTACCAACCATGTGTTCTGTTCTGCACAACCCAATCCCTTCAGCACCGTTATTTCTTGCAGTCAATGCATCCGCAGGAGTGTCAGCATTAGCCTTGACCTGGAACATCAGGTATACatgaaaataagaataatatatggatgaataaCTACATGCTTTTAGTCAGATTTGAACGGCCAAGGAACGATGAAGTTGGCAATGTTGGCTCAAaaagttcttttaaaataattttgttgggGTTTTTTTACCTTGAGTTTCTTAACTTCATCCACCCAAGCCATGAATGTTCCCAAATCACCGCTAAGTGCTGGTGGGGATAGAGGCAGCTTGCCCAAAATGACCTCTCCAGTCGAACCATTCAGTGACATCCATTCACCCTCACAAAGCACCTTGTCGCCAACCAGTACCACCtgcatatacaaaatttatacaaatgtAAACAAACTCCTCCCAAACAATTCAAAAGGGTCAAATAAGCTTCATTCATACCAACACATTCCAACTGCTTCCATTATGGCAAGCAAAAGCATAATAGAATCCATGGTTTTAACGTTAATCACCTTTTCAGCATCATTTACACGGATACCCGAGCATCCTGCCACACAACATTTTCCCCATCCACGGGCTACGACTGCTGCATGAGATGTCATACCACCTCTGGCTGTAAGAATTCCAGCAGCCGCATTCATGCCACCAACATCCTCTGGGCTTGTTTCAGTCCTCACCTTGAGTTTTAGATAGGAGAATGTTAATACTATGATCAGGAGGCAAATAATTTGACCTCATAGTTTCCAAGTTAACCTATAACAGACTGAACAATAAATCCAAATAGCAAAGGTAAATACCAGAATGACAGATTTTCCTTGTGCATGCCATGCTTCGGCATCATCAGCTGTGAATACAATCTGGCCTACAGCAGCTCCTGGTGATGCAGGCAAACCTGTAGCAATAACTTTGTCTCCATATGATGCCGGGTTCTCAAACTAGATTAACAAAGGCAGAGAAAGAGTGTAGATTAGATCACCATCAGTTTGATTTGTCATTACAAATCTTACCGAAGCATAAAAAATGTACTATGCAACCAACCTTCAGGATCATATTGATTTAGAGGAAGACATATAAATGTATCACTCACTACATGCTAAAGTTGTATTCTATTTTGTTCATGGAACTTGAAATGAAGCTTGGCAACATATTGCCATCAATAAATTAATCGTGTACAAAGTATGCAATACAACAGATAGAACAAGTGGTACCTGCGGATGAAGAAGCTGGTCCAAGTGCCGTGGTTCCACCATCTTAATGGCTGAACGGCGGTCAACCAGTCC from Oryza brachyantha chromosome 3, ObraRS2, whole genome shotgun sequence carries:
- the LOC102705327 gene encoding pyruvate, phosphate dikinase 2 isoform X1, with amino-acid sequence MAPAAHRDGAPEAEKRVFHFGKGRSDGNKTMKDLLGGKGANLAEMASIGLSVPPGFTVSTEACQQYQAQKAMPAGLWDEILAALAWVEGNMGAVLGDPRRPLLLSVRSGAAVSMPGMMDTVLNLGLNDHVVAGLAHRSGERFAYDSYRRFLDMFGNVVMDIPHSLFEEKIEAMKAALGLRNDTELTARDLKELVAQYKNVYVEAKGEQFPSDPKKQLHLSVLAVFNSWDSARAKKYRSINQITGLKGTAVNVQCMVFGNMGDTSGTGVLFTRNPSTGEKKLYGEFLVNAQGEDVVAGIRTPQDLDTMKECMPQPYAELVENCKILESHYKEMMDIEFTVQENRLWMLQCRTGKRTGKGAVKIAVDMVDEGLVDRRSAIKMVEPRHLDQLLHPQFENPASYGDKVIATGLPASPGAAVGQIVFTADDAEAWHAQGKSVILVRTETSPEDVGGMNAAAGILTARGGMTSHAAVVARGWGKCCVAGCSGIRVNDAEKVVLVGDKVLCEGEWMSLNGSTGEVILGKLPLSPPALSGDLGTFMAWVDEVKKLKVKANADTPADALTARNNGAEGIGLCRTEHMFFSSDERIKAMRQMIMAETIEQRQVALDRLLPYQRLDFEGIFRAMDGLPVTIRLLDPPLHEFLPEGNVEDMVRLLSSGNVYTQEEILTRIEKLSEVNPMLGFRGCRLGISYPELTAMQARAIFEAAISMTEQGVQVFPEIMVPLIGTPQELAQQVEVIREVAEKVFANAETTINYKIGSMIEVPRAALIADEIAEQAEFFSFGTNDLTQMTFGYSRDDVGKFLPTYLSKGILQNDPFEVFDQKGVGELVKIATERGRKARPDLEVGICGEHGGEPSSVAFFAKVGLNYVSCSPFRVPIARLAAAQVML
- the LOC102705327 gene encoding pyruvate, phosphate dikinase 2 isoform X2, coding for MDIPHSLFEEKIEAMKAALGLRNDTELTARDLKELVAQYKNVYVEAKGEQFPSDPKKQLHLSVLAVFNSWDSARAKKYRSINQITGLKGTAVNVQCMVFGNMGDTSGTGVLFTRNPSTGEKKLYGEFLVNAQGEDVVAGIRTPQDLDTMKECMPQPYAELVENCKILESHYKEMMDIEFTVQENRLWMLQCRTGKRTGKGAVKIAVDMVDEGLVDRRSAIKMVEPRHLDQLLHPQFENPASYGDKVIATGLPASPGAAVGQIVFTADDAEAWHAQGKSVILVRTETSPEDVGGMNAAAGILTARGGMTSHAAVVARGWGKCCVAGCSGIRVNDAEKVVLVGDKVLCEGEWMSLNGSTGEVILGKLPLSPPALSGDLGTFMAWVDEVKKLKVKANADTPADALTARNNGAEGIGLCRTEHMFFSSDERIKAMRQMIMAETIEQRQVALDRLLPYQRLDFEGIFRAMDGLPVTIRLLDPPLHEFLPEGNVEDMVRLLSSGNVYTQEEILTRIEKLSEVNPMLGFRGCRLGISYPELTAMQARAIFEAAISMTEQGVQVFPEIMVPLIGTPQELAQQVEVIREVAEKVFANAETTINYKIGSMIEVPRAALIADEIAEQAEFFSFGTNDLTQMTFGYSRDDVGKFLPTYLSKGILQNDPFEVFDQKGVGELVKIATERGRKARPDLEVGICGEHGGEPSSVAFFAKVGLNYVSCSPFRVPIARLAAAQVML